A region from the Gossypium hirsutum isolate 1008001.06 chromosome A08, Gossypium_hirsutum_v2.1, whole genome shotgun sequence genome encodes:
- the LOC107920466 gene encoding uncharacterized protein At1g32220, chloroplastic → MTTSFRAFPAVTAPPLPSLGPTASFPARSPSLPQRRLCKFGVKCSYAEAGISDDSRSATIDVVADVRNERIVVLGGSGFVGSAICKAAVSKGIEVISLSRSGRPTYSGSWVDQVNWVPGDVFYANWDEVLVGATAVVSTLGGFGSEEQMKRINGEANVVAVNAAKDFGIPKFILISVHDYNLPSFLLSSGYFTGKRKAESEVLSKYPNSGVVLRPGFIYGKRRVDGFELPLDLVGEPLERILSAVENFTKPLNAIPASDLILVPPVSVDDVAYAVVNAVRDDDFFGVFTIEQIKEAAAKVKV, encoded by the exons ATGACGACGTCGTTTCGAGCCTTCCCTGCTGTTACAGCTCCCCCACTTCCTTCGCTCGGCCCTACCGCTTCCTTTCCTGCTCGCTCCCCCTCACTTCCTCAACGCCG CTTGTGCAAGTTTGGTGTGAAATGTAGCTATGCAGAAGCAGGAATCAGTGATGACTCAAGATCAGCTACAATAGATGTTGTGGCTGATGTCAGAAACGAACGG ATTGTAGTCTTAGGAGGAAGCGGCTTTGTTGGTTCTGCAATATGCAAGGCTGCGGTATCCAAGGGCATAGAGGTTATAAGCCTAAGCAG GTCAGGGCGTCCTACTTACTCGGGCTCATGGGTGGATCAGGTTAATTGGGTACCAG GAGATGTTTTCTATGCAAACTGGGATGAAGTACTTGTTGGGGCTACAGCTGTGGTTTCAACGCTTGGAGGTTTTGGCAGTGAGGAGCAGATGAAAAGAATTAATGGCGAGGCTAATGTTGTGGCTGTAAATGCTGCAAAGGATTTTG GGATTCCAAAGTTTATCTTAATCTCAGTGCATGATTACAACCTACCATCATTTTTACTATCGTCTGGATACTTCACAGGAAAGAGGAAAGCTGAATCAGAAGTACTATCCAAATATCCAAACTCGG GTGTTGTCCTAAGACCAGGGTTTATATATGGAAAGAGACGAGTGGATGGTTTTGAGCTTCCACTTGATCTGGTTGGGGAACCACTGGAAAGAATTCTTAGTGCTGTGGAGAACTTTACCAAGCCTTTAAATGCTATTCCAGCATCTGATCTGATCTTGGTTCCACCAGTTAGCGTAGATGACGTTGCTTATGCAGTCGTCAATGCTGTAAGAGATGATGACTTCTTCGGCGTTTTCACCATTGAACAAATCAAAGAAGCAGCAGCAAAAGTGAAAGTGTGA